Below is a window of Lacibacter sp. H407 DNA.
CCGTAGCTCCATATCCATATGAAGGGTGATATTGATTCACAAATGATTTTACTTCTTGTTTTAACCGAAGTGTATCGTGTATCTCATCTCTCAGTTTTCCTTCGCCCACTCCATGAATGACAATGAGTGTTGGCTGCATATGCAATACAGCTAATTCGTAATACTTTTCAAATTCATTTAATTGAGCGGTGAGTATTTCAAAATTGCTGAGGTGTTTCCAGTTGTTGCTGATCTTTTCAATATGCAGATCAACTACTGTTCTTGCCGGCGGCAAATGTTGACGGGCTTTGCCTGCATCATATACTTTATAGCCGGCAGCGGTTAATTTATCTCTATCCAGCTTTTCTGTTTCTACTTTATCCGGATAGGTTTCCATCAACAAATAAGCAAAACTGGCTTCTTGCTTTTTCAACATCTCTTCAATACGCAGGAATAGTTGTTTGGCTTTTAATTTTAGCGATGCTTCAAAGTGAGGAGCTTTCTTTTTATCCGGCTGAGCCAGGCTGAATTCAAAATCGAACCGTGGAGCATCATTCAGCTTTTCAAATTCTACATCGTGAATATA
It encodes the following:
- a CDS encoding Smr/MutS family protein; this encodes MKFQPGDKVLLVHSNEEGEVVDIINKQMVTVDVGGVQFPVYTDQLEFPYFKRFTEKKTQPPPQKKYIDNVKKEKGASLKQYKVGEGIWISFLPVFDKDIFDDDVVEYFRIYLVNNTDTSFLFDYHLRFTGDSEFNLKNEILPYNDFYIHDVEFEKLNDAPRFDFEFSLAQPDKKKAPHFEASLKLKAKQLFLRIEEMLKKQEASFAYLLMETYPDKVETEKLDRDKLTAAGYKVYDAGKARQHLPPARTVVDLHIEKISNNWKHLSNFEILTAQLNEFEKYYELAVLHMQPTLIVIHGVGEGKLRDEIHDTLRLKQEVKSFVNQYHPSYGYGATEIYFQY